One segment of Hemitrygon akajei chromosome 15, sHemAka1.3, whole genome shotgun sequence DNA contains the following:
- the LOC140739529 gene encoding early growth response protein 1-B-like — translation MVTKAEISLPPLLPEPLYQALDSYSKLDDALMTGTFVTASTDQPFYGEPLEQFEHLPADTFTDISPSGDKSLIESFVTQNCRLPSVTYTGRFSLEPASNNNLWPEPLFSLVSGIVSMSTPSSNSASSSQPSAVYSAPSTFTNSSSDIFTEAQSPGFPSPGGYSNTKNCSSNFQLPMIPDYMFAQQEDITMSNSEQKPFQTLEPRAQPSLIPLSTIKAIATQTSCSEIKNVSTYHSQLIKPSRLRKYPNRPSKTPPHERPYACPMETCDRRFSRSDELTRHIRIHTGQKPFQCRICMRNFSRSDHLTTHIRTHTGEKPFACEICGRKFARSDERKRHTKIHLRQKEKKAEKTMCISSSNTPITSYQSPVTSTYPSAVVSTSFDSPVTSTYPSAVVSTSFDSPVTSTYPSAVVSTSFDSPVTSTYPSAVVSTSFDSPVTSTYPSSVVSTTFDSPVTSTYPSSVVSTTFDSPVTSGYLSAVVSTSFDTPSTSGYLSAVASTSFDTPVTSTYPMAAVSTSFDPSVTSTYPSAVVSMSFDSSSTSTYPSAAVSTSFNSPVTSTFPAVNPATSDMSTLTPRTIEI, via the exons ATGGTGACCAAGGCGGAGATCAGCCTGCCGCCCCTGTTGCCAGAGCCACTGTACCAGGCTCTGGACTCTTACTCGAAGCTGGACGATGCGCTGATGACGGGGACGTTTGTCACCGCCTCCACCGACCAGCCGTTCTATGGGGAACCCCTCGAGCAGTTCGAGCATCTGCCGGCAG ACACGTTTACAGATATTTCACCCAGCGGAGATAAGTCTCTGATCGAGTCGTTCGTAACCCAAAACTGCAGGCTTCCATCGGTCACCTACACGGGTCGCTTCTCACTTGAGCCTGCTTCCAACAACAACCTGTGGCCCGAGCCGCTGTTCAGCCTGGTAAGCGGGATCGTTAGCATGAGCACTCCCAGCTCAAACTCGGCCTCGTCCAGCCAGCCCAGTGCTGTCTACTCTGCTCCTTCCACCTTCACCAACTCCAGCTCCGATATCTTCACCGAGGCACAATCTCCGGGCTTCCCCTCCCCCGGTGGCTACTCCAACACTAAGAACTGCAGCTCCAATTTCCAGCTGCCAATGATCCCAGACTATATGTTTGCCCAGCAGGAGGACATTACTATGAGCAACTCTGAACAAAAACCTTTTCAGACACTGGAACCCAGAGCTCAGCCGTCTCTCATTCCTCTCTCCACCATCAAAGCGATCGCCACGCAAACCAGCTGTTCCGAGATCAAGAACGTTAGTACTTATCACTCTCAGCTTATCAAACCATCCCGGTTAAGGAAGTACCCCAACCGACCCAGCAAGACACCTCCTCACGAACGGCCGTACGCCTGCCCAATGGAGACCTGTGACCGGCGCTTCTCCCGGTCTGATGAACTCACTCGCCATATTCGAATCCACACCGGCCAGAAGCCATTCCAGTGCCGTATCTGCATGAGGAACTTCAGCAGGAGCGACCACCTCACCACACACATCCGCACACACACTGGCGAGAAGCCTTTTGCCTGCGAAATCTGTGGTAGGAAGTTTGCTAGAAGCGATGAAAGGAAGAGGCACACGAAAATCCACCTCCGCCAAAAGGAGAAGAAAGCTGAAAAGACAATGTGTATCTCTAGCTCCAATACTCCAATTACTTCCTACCAGTCCCCTGTAACCAGCACGTATCCCTCAGCTGTAGTGAGCACCTCTTTTGACTCCCCTGTTACCAGCACGTATCCCTCAGCTGTAGTGAGCACCTCTTTTGACTCCCCTGTTACCAGCACGTATCCCTCAGCTGTAGTGAGCACCTCTTTTGACTCCCCTGTTACCAGCACGTATCCCTCAGCTGTAGTGAGCACCTCTTTTGACTCCCCTGTTACCAGCACGTATCCATCCTCAGTAGTGAGCACTACCTTTGACTCCCCTGTTACCAGCACGTATCCATCCTCAGTAGTGAGCACTACCTTTGACTCCCCGGTCACTAGTGGTTATCTTTCTGCAGTAGTGAGCACATCATTTGACACCCCTTCCACAAGTGGTTACCTTTCTGCAGTAGCAAGCACTTCATTTGATACCCCTGTCACTAGCACTTACCCCATGGCAGCAGTGAGCACCTCTTTTGACCCCTCAGTCACCAGCACGTATCCGTCCGCAGTAGTGAGCATGTCCTTTGACTCCTCATCCACCAGCACTTATCCCTCCGCAGCAGTGAGCACCTCCTTTAATTCCCCAGTCACCAGCACCTTTCCTGCAGTAAACCCAGCTACTTCAGACATGTCAACACTTACACCAAGGACAATTGAAATCTGA